In one Halichondria panicea chromosome 4, odHalPani1.1, whole genome shotgun sequence genomic region, the following are encoded:
- the LOC135335242 gene encoding uncharacterized protein LOC135335242, with amino-acid sequence MSPWACECVRGDESGVRELWRLRMNWVFVAALSVLATTSNTSISSSFHQFVINPPADKDNHSSWSETAFGMGESESFYSWLIAVFNFGSVFGAIVSGFLVHCVPYWHLFAISLVTHITGFTLYAVTYKGWLILISKFLSGYFIGAQWSLSIGYTAKSAEEYVGILRGVELDRGSVEKVKRYVFSSQAVGVAIGFVVGPGAAVIFAQFPIDQFRAIAWYNIVMGTVLLLLQLVLFRGEAGCRGWSQIKTSCHCPEEVKSGVNNGLMGLFIVVTLLLFLVVAALRFGYFETLFNPVLSDSFGFDERDSSYYFLALAVPYLGGVLTLVILQRLALSNQLIAIIGIIMTFVACILSADWQSIPYDPCTQLSPFHHPEILNTSHNKNSVPLNQSISGFEIAPFGVKMNCTLTESCDYCNSSQLCLNYSVSTEHLPSKTWRANTELSLKFRCNTRLDTFSTAHHPLALSLCILYSEPSATTELAHVQELTVLSGSTYNRSKHNCEAANVSSCHWIPSSSVTHKECTDCQPICRGVGQTLFFWQFVLGTSTIMASLPILWVSLMAMASFQVRVESQGLLGGATAAVNSAARGIGPLILDAAYEGMQKRMFLAMLILLFLHVPMLLEILLLYKKLGPPPSPPPGPVQGGGYKTLPNTSNELSDLENND; translated from the exons ATGTCACCCTGGGCATGTG AGTGTGTCCGTGGTGATGAGAGTGGTGTGAGGGAGTTATGGCGACTGCGAATGAACTGGGTGTTTGTAGCGGCATTGTCGGTCCTAGCAACTACCAGCAACACTTCCATATCGTCATCGTTCCATCAGTTTGTCATCAACCCTCCTGCTGACAAGGACAACCATTCTTCATGGAGTGAG ACTGCGTTTGGTATGGGTGAGTCCGAGTCATTCTACTCATGGCTCATCGCTGTCTTCAACTTTGGCTCAGTATTTGGAGCCATTGTTAGTGGGTTCCTCGTTCACTGTGTCCCGTATTGGCACCTGTTTGCCATCAGCCTAGTCACGCACATCACTGGCTTCACGCTCTATGCCGTCACTTATAAGGGCTGGTTGATTCTCATCTCAAAGTTTCTCTCTGGCTATTTCATTGGAGCACAATGGTCGCTTAGTATCGGATACACTGCAAAGAGCGCTGAGGAGTATGTGGGTATACTGAGGGGGGTGGAGCTAGACAGAGGATCAGTGGAGAAGGTTAAGCGTTACGTGTTCTCCTCTCAGgctgtgggtgtggctattGGCTTCGTTGTAGGTCCAG GTGCTGCCGTTATATTTGCCCAGTTTCCCATCGATCAATTCCGAGCCATAGCCTGGTACAACATAGTCATGGGAACAGTCTTACTGTTGCTGCAACTGGTTCTCTTCCGAGGGGAGGCGGGCTGTCGCGGTTGGAGCCAAATCAAAACTTCTTGTCATTGTCCGGAGGAAGTCAAGAGTGGAGTGAACAATGGGCTCATGGGATTATTCATA GTCGTGACGCTCCTACTGTTTCTGGTAGTAGCTGCTCTGAGGTTTGGCTACTTCGAGACGTTATTCAATCCTGTACTCAGTGACTCGTTTGGTTTTGATGAGAGGGACTCCTCCTACTACTTCCTGGCACTGGCCGTCCCCTACCTGGGGGGTGTGCTCACTCT GGTGATTCTTCAGCGACTGGCCCTTAGTAACCAGTTGATAGCCATCATTGGTATCATCATGACCTTCGTCGCTTGTATACTATCAGCTGACTGGCAGTCCATTCCATACGACCCCTGCACTCAACTGAGTCCATTCCACCACCCGGAAATATTAAACACTTCTCATAATAAGAATAGTGTTCCCTTGAATCAGAGCATCAGTGGATTTGAAATCGCTCCGTTTGGTGTCAAAATGAACTGTACTTTAACTGAGAGTTGTGATTATTGCAATAGCAGCCAACTTTGTCTTAACTATTCTGTTAGTACCGAACACTTACCATCCAAAACATGGCGGGCTAATACCGAACTGTCCCTCAAGTTCCGGTGCAATACACGATTAGACACCTTCTCTacagcacaccaccccctAGCCCTCTCTCTCTGCATATTGTACTCTGAACCCTCCGCTACCACTGAGTTGGCTCATGTTCAAGAGTTAACCGTTCTATCTGGTAGTACATATAACCGTTCCAAACACAACTGTGAGGCCGCTAACGTGAGCAGTTGCCATTGGATACCGTCATCGTCCGTTACACACAAAGAGTGCACAGATTGTCAGCCGATTTGCAGAGGGGTGGGCCAAACACTTTTTTTCTGGCAGTTTGTACTGGGTACTAGTACAATAATGGCGTCTCTCCCTATTCTATGGGTGTCACTCATGGCAATGGCCTCGTTTCAAGTGAGAGTGGAGTCTCAG ggGTTACTTGGAGGTGCTACGGCCGCTGTTAATTCTGCGGCTCGTGGAATTGGACCACTGATTT TGGATGCAGCCTATGAGGGTATGCAAAAGAGAATGTTCCTGGCGATGCTGATCCTACTGTTCCTCCATGTGCCCATGCTCCTGGAGATTCTATTGCTATACAAGAAGCTAGGCCCACCCCCCAGCCCACCCCCCGGGCCTGTACAGGGCGGTGGCTACAAGACACTACCGAATACAAGCAATGAACTCTCTGACCTTGAGAACAATGATTGA
- the LOC135335243 gene encoding protein HEG-like: MIRGLCFAVFLAATCAVTTGQTVECFDVCGAAAVSLGINPSPAACCNGGGTGFIDLSNEPAGCLECSSLSSLTVALGLSTSELAVGMDGSITCSVTSEDTNNLVASIQLVGPDRNIIMEVNDTDSLTFNFSPLQVSDMGEYECLASVTSPDFPSLPPIPVTGTIDINIPTPSGVEVTIIASSNTPLAGQPVTISCAIAAEGQSIQWVGPDGQVIMTGGGFTVGDTISAGGITSSILTLPSVAESQSGRYSCVSDLGNISQRIDVMVRGPIIDIVEPSEPTMVGETFISKCTGTAPPDIEGGMVFATWVDEDGSILAANSSVDEVCVTLVISPFVPGSEGEYRCEVFYTSPLVTGNPGSTGILNITQMLVTQPPLVTTQPPPVTTQPPPVTTQPPPVTTQPPPVTTQPPPVTTQPPPVTTQPPPVTTQPPPVVTRPPARNECELGIDNCSRREVCREHGNGRWKECTRVAMCMDTAEGFTCSCTPGFMGDGVTCQDVNECSLGIDNCHREADCINQEGLFDCRCQDGFLGDGINCCVSELSLIALVQEEEGSKTGSNKSRKSRSKKRKGRSARKSKSSSSRSSSSSSSSSSSSSSSSSSSSSSDNNAASIDIEPACMGVLEQFRADSSSDTSRSGSSSSSDTSRSGSSSSS, from the exons ATGATCAGGGGACTGTGTTTTGCAGTGTTCCTAGCAGCAACTTGTGCAG ttactACTGGCCAAACGGTGGAGTGTTTTGATGTGTGTGGAGCGGCTGCCGTTAGTCTTGGAATTAATCCCTCACCTGCCGCATGCTGTAATGGAGGTGGTACTGGATTTATCGACCTGAGCAATGAGCCGGCCGGCTGTTTGGAATGCAGCTCTTTGAGCA GCCTCACGGTAGCCCTAGGATTGTCCACCTCAGAGCTGGCTGTTGGCATGGACGGCTCCATCACTTGCTCAGTCACGTCCGAGGATACGAATAATCTAGTGGCAAGTATTCAACTAGTGGGCCCTGATCGAAACATCATCATGGAAGTTAATGATACTGACAGTCTCACGTTTAATTTCTCGCCGCTCCAAGTGTCAGATATGGGAGAATACGAGTGCCTAGCATCTGTGACATCACCTGACTTTCCCAGCCTGCCCCCCATTCCCGTCACCGGGACCATCGACATAAACATACCCA CACCGTCTGGTGTAGAAGTgacaattatagctagctccAACACTCCGCTCGCTGGTCAACCAGTCACCATATCGTGTGCAATCGCTGCCGAAGGGCAGAGCATCCAGTGGGTGGGGCCAGACGGGCAGGTGATAATGACAGGGGGTGGATTCACTGTGGGGGATACTATCTCAGCAGGGGGTATCACTAGTAGTATCCTCACACTACCGAGTGTAGCCGAGAGTCAAAGTGGACGTTACTCTTGTGTGAGTGACCTCGGTAACATATCCCAGAGGATCGATGTGATGG TTCGTGGTCCGATTATAGACATCGTGGAACCCAGCGAACCTACAATGGTCGGTGAAACATTCATTTCAAAGTGCACAGGGACGGCTCCACCCGATATCGAGGGTGGTATGGTGTTTGCAACGTGGGTGGATGAAGATGGCTCTATACTGGCTGCCAACTCTTCCGTGGATGAGGTTTGTGTTACCCTCGTCATTAGCCCCTTTGTTCCTGGGAGTGAGGGAGAGTACCGCTGCGAG GTATTCTACACTTCACCACTGGTCACTGGTAATCCCGGTAGTACTGGGATTTTGAACATCACTCAAATGTTAGTTACTCAACCAccgctagtgaccactcaacCACCCCCAGTGACCACTCAACCACCACCTGTGACAACTCAACCACCTCCTGTGACAACTCAACCACCCCCAGTGACCACTCAACCACCACCTGTGACAACTCAACCACCCCCAGTTACCACTCAACCACCCCCAGTTACCACTCAACCACCACCTGTGGTTACTCGACCCCCTGCACGCA ATGAATGTGAGCTGGGAATTGACAATTGCAGTAGACGGGAAGTGTGTCGAGAGCATGGCAATGGACGATGGAAAGAATGCACCAGGGTTGCTATGTGTATGGACACAGCTGAGGGATTTACGTGTTCTTGTACCCCAGGATTCATGGGGGACGGTGTCACTTGTCAAg atgTGAATGAGTGTTCTCTTGGCATTGACAACTGCCACAGAGAAGCAGACTGCATCAACCAAGAGGGGTTGTTCGATTGTCGTTGCCAGGATGGTTTCCTGGGTGACGGTATCAACTGCTGTGTCAGTGAGCTCTCACTCATAGCCCTGGTGCAGGAAGAGGAGGGGTCAAAGACAGGATCAAATAAGTCAAGGAAGTCTAGATCTAAGAAGAGAAAGGGGCGTTCCG CTCGAAAGTCAAAGTCCAGTAGCTCAAGGTCCAGTAGCTCCTCATCCTCCAGCTCATCATCCAGCTCATCCTCCTCCAGCTCATCGTCCAGCTCTGACAACAACGCAGCAA GTATTGACATAGAGCCAGCGTGTATGGGGGTGCTCGAGCAGTTCAGGGCAGACTCTAGCAGTGACACGAGTAGATCTGGAAGTTCCTCTAGCAGCGACACGAGTAGATCTGGAAGTTCCAGTAGTAGCTAA